The window ACACGAGTTTTTAGTTATTGATGGAAAGGTAAAAAAAATAGAAGGTAATCTGTTACACTACTCCTATAAGGATATAAAGGATCATTTTACAAAAGTGGTTAACTACTCTTACCTGTCTGCTGTTGATCTAAACAAAAAAGGTAAAAGGTTTAAATTTTATAAGTTGTTTTTTAATCCTTTTGCTTCTTTTGTAAGAGAGTACTTTTTGAAAAAAGGCTTTCTTGATGGAATTAGAGGTTTTATTATTGCTGTTAGTGCTACAGTTTACAGCTTCCTGAAATATATATACCTCTGGGAGATGCAGAAAAAAGATGGAGAAGGTTAGCGTTGTCATACCTGTTTACAACGGAGAGAGATTTATAAAACAGGCTATTGAATCAGTTTTGAACCAGAAATATAAAAATATTCAGATCGTTATTATAAATGATTGTTCAAAAGACAAAACAGAAGATGTGATTTTCAGAAATTTCAAGGATCTAATAAACAAAAAAATTATCTACCACAAAAATGAAAAAAATATGGAAAGGGTTTACAGCAGGAATAAAGGTGTAGAATTGTCAGATGGAGAGTTTATATTTTTTCTGGATCATGATGATCTGTGGACAGAGAGTTATGTGGAAACGGTCATACCATATCTTAAGGAGTATGATATAGTTTACTCATTCCCAAGAACTTTTATTGATGAACAAGGAAACATCATTAGAAAATCAAAAAAGAGTATACAGTCTGTAGAAAAAATTATATTTTCAGGGCTTATCGGGTATCCTTCAGCTTCAGCTTTTAGAAAGAGCAGTTTTCCTTTTTATAAACAGGAATAT is drawn from Persephonella sp. and contains these coding sequences:
- a CDS encoding glycosyltransferase family 2 protein encodes the protein MEKVSVVIPVYNGERFIKQAIESVLNQKYKNIQIVIINDCSKDKTEDVIFRNFKDLINKKIIYHKNEKNMERVYSRNKGVELSDGEFIFFLDHDDLWTESYVETVIPYLKEYDIVYSFPRTFIDEQGNIIRKSKKSIQSVEKIIFSGLIGYPSASAFRKSSFPFYKQEYLMREDWEIFLRSYISGLKIKVLDGDLILMREHQNRTSRDIGFYRATIKVYSDYKDAVPEKYRADFMFHVGEVCLRYGDIIRGWDLVLRSIFYSPEIIKDKRKVISILKRGFRIDRALRFFNSN